In Campylobacterota bacterium, the sequence CCCACGCCCTGATCGAAGACTGCATGCTGCTGGCCAACAAAGCGGCCGCGTCGATGTATGAACGGGGCGTTTTCCGGATTCACGAACCCCCTTCGCCGATGAAGATTCAAAGCCTTTACACCGAACTCGCTTCGATCGGGATATTCGTCGAATTCCAGGCCTCGGTCAAAGAGACGATCACCGCCATTCAGGCCGAAGCCGAACGCCGGGGGCTGGTGAGCGAAGTCGACACCCTCATTATCCGCGCCCAGATGCAGGCGCGCTACGCCCCCTACAATCTCGGGCATTTCGGTCTGGGGTTCGAGCGCTATACCCATTTTACCTCGCCGATCCGGCGCTACAGCGATCTCGTCGTCCACCGCCTCCTCAAGGCGATCCAGGCAGGCGATACCGAAGAAGGCTCCTACGTCCTGCGCAACATCGAATCGCTCTGCACCTCCATCAGTGAAAAAGAGCGCGAAGCCAGTGACATCGAAATCCGTTTCCACGAGCGTAAATTTGCCCGATGGGCCGCTACGGTGATCGGAGAGGAGTTCAAAGCCCGCGTTATGAAGGCCGAAGACGACGTCTACGCCGAAATCCACGACGTCGTCACGGGGGCGAGCGTCGCCGTGACGGGGCATTTCGGACTGATGCTCTTTGACGATATCGTCGTACGGATCGAAAAAGCCGATCTCGCCACCGCCAAGATCACCGCCTCGTTCGTCAAAAAACTCGATAAGGATACGGATGAATAGACAGGAGTTAGACCGCCATCTCCAAAACGGCAGCGCGCCCCGTGCAATGGCGCTGTTCGGAGAGAGCCATTTCCTGATCGACCGCTACGCGCAGCGCCTCCGCACGATCGAAGGGGCTTCGGTATTGAGCCTTTATTACGACGAATACGATTTCAACGTCGCAAAAGCCCACCTCTCGCAGGGGTCTTTGTTCGGTGACCGTAATCTTTTGCTTGTCAAATCGGAGAAAAAACTTCCCAAAAGCGATCTGGACACACTCGTCGAACTGGTGGGCAAAAACGGCGACAACTTTTTCCTCTATTGCTATTACGGCGAGGACGTCAAAGGGGCCGATACCGCTTTCAAAGGCCCCGATGCGGGGTCGGTCCGTTTTTTCCACCCCTACCCCAACGAAGCCCGCTCAATCCTGCTGCAAGAAGCGCAGCGGCAGGGGATCACGCTCGACAACCAGGCGGCCTTTCACCTCCTTGAGATCCATACCGGGGATCTGGCCCTCGCGTGCAACGAGCTCCCCAAACTGGCCGTATTGGACAAACCCCTCTCCGTCCGCGACATCGAGGAGCACGTTCACGGCCTCAGCGAGATCAAACTCGACCGTTTCATCGCGCAGGTGATTGAAAAAAAAGAGTTCCTTCCCACCCTGCGCCACCTCCTTGAATCGGGGGAAAACGAGATCCAAATCCTTACCGCGATCAGCGGCTTCCTGACGCAGCTGTACCTGTTCAACTCCGCGATCAAGCTTCACGGCGTCGCCGATTCGGCACTGGTTTTGGGATACAAACTTCCCGGATTCGTCGAAAAAGAACGGGCTTCCCTCTCGATCAAAATTTCACCCGAAAGTTACAAAAAAGGGATCAACCTCCTCCTCGACACCGAACTGAAAATGAAGTCGACCGGTTCACCGGACCAGGAATCGCTGCTTCTTTCGGCTTTACTGAAACTCCAGAGTGTTTTATAACCCAAACTTAAATTAAGCAAAATTTTAGTATAATCGCGACGTTCCTTGCTCTTTGCAACACGAGCCAATCGTGCTGTACGAATACCATAAGGGGCGAACACCAAAAGGAGACATACGTTATGAGACATTACGAAAACCTAGTAATCGTCAAACCTACTCTTACTGAAGAAGAGATCAAAAGCACTATCGCTCAAGTCGAAGATATCCTCACTGCAAACGGTGCGGAAATTATTGCACGCGACGCGATGGGAATGAAAAAACTGGCTTACCCGATCGAGAAAAACGCTCGCGGTTATTTCTACGTGATGTATTACAAAGCAGCACCTTCTGCAATTAGTGAAATCGAACGTCGCTTCCGTATCAACGAGGAGATTTTGCGTTTCGTAACGATGAAATACGATAGCAAACGTGAAGTCAAAGCATGGAACGATATGGTTGAAAAAACCAAAAAGCCTGCTGTAGCCGAGAAAAAAGAAGAAGCCGCTTCTTAAGCCCTTTAAGGAAACCCCATGTACAACAAAGTCATTTTGGTCGGAAACCTCACCCGCGATGTCGAACTACGATATTCGCAGAACGGTTCGGCGATTGCAAAAACCGCCATCGCAACCAGTCGTAAATTTACGATGAACGGCGAGAAAAAAGAGGAGACATGTTTTGTCGACATCACTTTTTTCGGCCGCTCGGGTGAAGTAGCCAACCAATACCTTCGCAAAGGCTCCAAAATCCTCGTCGAGGGACGGCTCCAGTTCGAACAGTGGGTTGACCAGCAAAGCGGCCAGAAGCGCTCCAAGCACTCCGTCATCGTCGAGACGATGCAAATGCTCGACTCGCGCGGCGAAGGCGGTTCTCAGGGCGGGTATAACGAATACTCCGACAACGGCGCAAGCTACGGGGGGGGCTATGAAGCTCCGGCTCCGAAAGCCTACAATCCGCCTCCGGCGTATTCGAAACCCGCTCCGGCACGAATGCCTGAAAACAATCTCCCCGAGATTGATATCAACGAAGACGAAATTCCGTTTTAACGAAAGTACAAGGATAGAACCATGTCAGAAAAAAGAAAATACAAAAAACGCTATTGCAAATACTGCGAAGCCAAAGTTGATTACATCGATTACAAAGACGTCGCGTCTTTGAAATACTCGCTCTCCGAGCGCTATAAAATCATGCCACGCCGTTTGACAGGCAACTGCAAACGCCACCAGGACATGGTAACCATCGCGATCAAACAAGCGCGTGCGGCTGCCCTCGTTCCGTATACCGTATCACGCAAAGTGGTAGCGGGCGCTC encodes:
- the holA gene encoding DNA polymerase III subunit delta yields the protein MNRQELDRHLQNGSAPRAMALFGESHFLIDRYAQRLRTIEGASVLSLYYDEYDFNVAKAHLSQGSLFGDRNLLLVKSEKKLPKSDLDTLVELVGKNGDNFFLYCYYGEDVKGADTAFKGPDAGSVRFFHPYPNEARSILLQEAQRQGITLDNQAAFHLLEIHTGDLALACNELPKLAVLDKPLSVRDIEEHVHGLSEIKLDRFIAQVIEKKEFLPTLRHLLESGENEIQILTAISGFLTQLYLFNSAIKLHGVADSALVLGYKLPGFVEKERASLSIKISPESYKKGINLLLDTELKMKSTGSPDQESLLLSALLKLQSVL
- the rpsF gene encoding 30S ribosomal protein S6, with translation MRHYENLVIVKPTLTEEEIKSTIAQVEDILTANGAEIIARDAMGMKKLAYPIEKNARGYFYVMYYKAAPSAISEIERRFRINEEILRFVTMKYDSKREVKAWNDMVEKTKKPAVAEKKEEAAS
- a CDS encoding single-stranded DNA-binding protein; this translates as MYNKVILVGNLTRDVELRYSQNGSAIAKTAIATSRKFTMNGEKKEETCFVDITFFGRSGEVANQYLRKGSKILVEGRLQFEQWVDQQSGQKRSKHSVIVETMQMLDSRGEGGSQGGYNEYSDNGASYGGGYEAPAPKAYNPPPAYSKPAPARMPENNLPEIDINEDEIPF
- the rpsR gene encoding 30S ribosomal protein S18, with the translated sequence MSEKRKYKKRYCKYCEAKVDYIDYKDVASLKYSLSERYKIMPRRLTGNCKRHQDMVTIAIKQARAAALVPYTVSRKVVAGAPFEEIR